The DNA window AAgacttgataaaatataaaaaattttattctacccttaatatgttttgttaacaaacttatatatatttttaaaaaattagatatttttttactttaatttatattgagtgttgaaattgataatattataattatcttAGTTATAAAACCAAGATTGACTTGACAATTAATCTGAGACTTGAATTATTCTGAgtttaagaaacaaataaaagaatgattgaTTTGTCCTGATCTAATCAAAAACCTTGGTcataacccaagctaaaacataGGTAAAAGACATATGGACTTTTCGAAGAAAACATTTAGTCAAAACAaggtttatttgatttattttttttggttagtcGAGTTGATCTTCCTGACCCGTGACTCTATTCATGATCTGAACCTTGCCTCGGGTTAATTCCCGATTcaggtttaaaaaatatgataataactacTTTTATCCATATGTTGACCCTCCCGACCTGTGACCCGGACCTTGCCCTATTCAACCCTCAATTTGAGTTTGagaactatgataataacaatttttatttttatgttgacctGGGTTGACCCTCTTGATTTGTGATTTAGGTCTTGTCTTGGGTTGATCCTCGAATCAAGTTTAAAAACtgtgataataactatttttattttatgtcgacctgggttaacccaggttgatcATCCGAACACGTGACTCAGGCCTTCTCCAGGTTGACTCTCGagtaaagttttaaaattatgataataactgtttttgttcttatattGACTCTGGTCAGCAGTCAACTCCACTCGTGACCCGGGCCTTGCcttgaattgagttttaaaactatgataataaccttttttattcttacactgACTCGGGTCAGACCGACCCTTGACCTGGGCTTTGCCCCGAAAATTGACCATCgagttgtgttttaaaattataatagtaattatttttatccttatatgtCTTAGctagataattttgaaattgagagttttttacaGGGATATTTTGggaataaaaactaataaatattatctataaAGACATATACTCTCTCTGTATCTACTGTTTTACAAATACAgaaattcattctaaaattatcttagaaaaaagtttatttttatttttttttcgcttcaactaaatatatttttatttttacttttctattCCAGAACAGTAAACAAAAACTACCCCTATAAGAGCTGTCATGGGCAGAGGCAGCGCCCCTTTAGCAAGGTTTTTGTAGCAGCCCTTATTTTGAGAATTAGTGACAACCCATATCTAAGCCCATGGCATGCCGAAGATGCGGGGCTTCAGAATATATAAGCATGGGCAAGGCTGGTGGAAGCATTTTGTGCTGTGCCTATCTGCTTTTCCGAAATGGGTTTCTGGGGCCCGGCATCACTTGTCGGGCCAATATCAAATGATTTATGAACGATACAGAAAATGGATTTAGTAAAATGCCAACCTGGGCATATACTGGCTGTCAATACTTCAATAAAATAAccccgaataaaaaaaatacctactTTAATTCTTTTAACGTAGCGACCtaaaacacataattttttaatttttttttaaaaaaaaaaacaaacaaacatttaaAACTATTGAGGAGTGTGGCTGCTGCAAAACCATTATCCTCCCCTTTCAAAGCCTTActatatctaaaaaaactatttttcaaaaaaatacccGCAGTAATTCTCTTGACAGATAAATCCATAAACAAGTATGCCTGACGCAAAAAAACCAGTTTTGCTGGAGTCACAACCTACATTATTAGagctaataattataaattataaaacgcTTATTAAGCAGTGAGACAAGCCAGTCCAGTGGCCGTTTATTTGAGTGCGTGAAGCATTTCATTGGCTCTACAGATATCTTTATCAATGGTGACCAGCCAAGAACACGGCACCACTGTTTCCAGACATGTGGTGGTGGATTCCCAGTAAGTACTTCTTagcccaaaaaaagaagaagaagaaaattcctctgtttttctagtaaatatcaaaatttaaataatggAATATTATCAGCTAAGCATGCAAAAATGGATCATTAGAGACAATTGTGGACATTGATGATGACAATCGATGAAGTTAGTATTTGCAGATGTTGACAAAGACATGAATGTTTCCTTGCTAAAATGACAATTTGACATTTTATTGTCCCATAAGCCCATCCCGTCATGTCCAGCGCAAGAGTGAGATGGTAATTCATTAGAAGAGGAGtagaaaacagaggaaaaaaaaaaaaacatgtgaaagCAAAcataaccatttttttattttacattttagcaATCATCACTacgatagataaaaaaaaaatattttaaattttaatactaATCATAAAAAGAAGGTGGTCGGACATAGGAGCAGAGACCTGGGATGCCTAGCATGCCCCGGGCATTTAGACCACCAAAATGCAAACAATGAAACCgcaagctcatttatttttttattccaaaaatgtttttttttaaataatttttaagtttttttcttttctttaaattaattttttttgctgtttttaaatttttttgatgtgttgatataaaaaataagttttaaaaaataaaaaaactatttcgattgattttcaaataaaaaacactttgaaaaataaccgctaTTATAATATCGAATGGGCTCTACGACTATACTCCTTGGATCTATGCTTCAGCCGACATTCCTTatgctgcttctttttttgcCCATGTAAATATACATATGGGAGAGAGGCTTATCAATAAAGAAGGTTACCGATGAAGTCCCAAAAATCCAAATTGCCTAGGAACATCGCTCCCGGGttgaataattgattaatcatttGGTCCTGGCAATCTCATCAATTCTCTCTATCTAAGGTAATTGATAGTTTTATACTTGGTGCTTGGTAGACCAAGATGGTTTATGACCAATACCTGCAAAAGATCCTATTTGGTGGAGGCAAAGACTTTTCGATatttaaataagtatctttttagaaaaaaaaatacaataatattctagagagagatgctccaaaaatatatatccaGTAGAGAACGAAGATTGTGAACTTTTGTTTTAAAGGTTCTCAAAGTGTATTTATAGCCTATAAGTCTTGTTTTTGTGTGGAGAGGAGGAACTACAGTGTAATTTcatctttatgatattttaagttgtattaTGAGTTATATTCCACTCATTTTATCTAGCAAAAAGATGGAAACATGGCGAGCCATGAAGGACTTTAATACACCTAATGGTGTTGGCAGAGtgtagatttatttaattaagtctatttattgagaaataaattctctaagattttcaataaaaatctaTAGAATTGATGGCGTTAGATTCAAGtattattcttgaatttgtgGGTATAGTGAATTCGGTCATGCCTGGTGACAAAAATCACTGAGCTCTACACTTTTAAGAAACACGCGTCATGCCCACCTTGTTGTCCTGACAGTGCATTAGGTTAAGCTACTAGTTTTGGCAGCACCTGCTGGACCTAAGATTTGTGTTTGGCAAGCGCTAGACCCAGGTTGCACTTGGGCCTAGCATACTGCCAACCCTAAACGTTGGGTTTGCCGCCATCTGCCAAACCCACATGCTGGGTCTAACAGATGCTGTCATACCCAAACACGGGGTCTGGTAGCGCAATCCCTAAAATGAGATTGGTAGCCTTAGTCCCCAACACGGGACTCACAAACGCCAGTCTCTAACACGAGTCTATAAGCGTTAGACCCATGTGTCGTCTGGGTCTAACAAGTGCTAGATCTAATAACAATCGGGTCTAGGCTAGTGCGAGACCCAACAACCataaataattacaaattataagattaaaagtttttaaattttttttttaacaccaaaaagaaatgtacaaacattttcaatgtgtttttaacataaaaggatctttattgaaaataaaaaaaatgattcatatatttaattaaataatttgagaaTTGTATTTgctaaaaatttttaaaaaattgtttacaCTAACTAAAAACTATACCATAAAGTTGTGAGATAGATGCAAATTAGTGTATGTTTGGTGCTATGAAGCAATGtgcttttcaattgaaaatgcatcaaaataatttttcaaatttatttttttagttttgacattttcatatcaaaaccatcgaaaaacactaaaaacacattaatttgatgttttctaAAGTCAAACATGCCCAAACATAGTTCCAAACGACTTGTAAAATACTTGAGCTCATAATATGGATTATGGACctgattggatttaataattttattttttgtaattaatttttcattgaattaaatgccaaaaaaaataaacatgcatgagaaaattattgaataaaagttctttaaaaaatattatgtaggattgctaaaaaaataaaacacttactaatattagaaaaaaatgttataatcttattcaaaaaccaagtaaaaacaaaacgttatactattaaaaaaaatataacaaaatttctttaattaatttattttaagtaacttcaattaaaattaaatgccTACCAGGTAAGTCATCctatacttttatttaattaatatttaattaattttttaaaaaataaagtaaaaaaaaaatctgacatTTGGGATTGAGTAGCCAGTGCGCCTAGCCAATAACAGAAAACCCACACAAATGAGCCTATAAAGCCAGGCTCATGCAtgtagatttttgttttgtttttttatgttttaatccaAGCAAAGTAACAAATGTCATGTCCTCTGCCGCgtttctttaaataataaaagtgaATGACGCGTTATTTGTCTGTTCAAAATCCTGCCACtataatggtaataaaaaaatcaaggtgcTGTTTTATGGCttaataatctatttttatctaCAAATATCTAATAAACACctttaacacatcaaatataaaatttaattgaaaatttattaaatgttttttttacatcaaatataaaatctatcaaaaggtatataaaaactatattaatttaatatttttaagatgaaatataatttttaaaataaaccgACTGAATATTTgcttggaattatttttttggttgaaatagAGGTAACAGCCtaaaagaattatattaaaCATGGAAAATTAGACCCTATAAAATCATAATACAGCCCAATAAATTTCCATTTGATAAGAtggattaattttatctttgccttctttctcCCCCATATAAACTTACGACATGCCTTTTCTATCTCATAACGTATAGAGTTGGGAATGACCTTATACGGTCTGCTTTCCCCCCCATCCCACACGCTAAATCCAAACAAAATATGATTAACGAGCAGCTCAACCAGCGACAGTTTCCCTTCTTTGGAATTTGAACCTGGTCAGTATATGTcaccaaacaaaaattaaagaaaatctgCAGTAGCCATGTGTATTTGGGTGATTCATTTTCTCAGGAATCCATATTTCCGAagcacaaataattatatgaatCCTTTTAACTGACAAAAACAGCacgcaaaattaaaaatattgcatGGAAACATGATGGGTGTAGCTTCCTAAAAAGATTCTAGATTTACTTTATAGAGGTTATCAGTTTGAGTTTTACAAATTTtagggtcactggaggcttatacgatcattaacttcagaaatcgtaagattagtcgagatacgcacAAGCTGACTCTGAcatctatgttaataaaaaaaaatgtctaatGGAGGTGCAAAGGGAACAATATTGTtacaaaatagaatttaatacTGAGGATCGTGAAATGCACCCTTTATTAGCAAGGTAAACAATCCTTGCATACACTACCTTCTAGGAATAATAATGTTCAAATGTACCTCCATCTATTGATCTGATTATTTGAagtacaattatattaatacaaATAACCCCAAAGAAGAAATGAAGTTACATCATAGAATTTTGTTAAGAATTTACAAGCatgatatacattaaaaaaaaaaaagggcaacgAGAAACCCTACAAAATTATAAGTTCAATCAGACTAGTCTTTACACTGGACACAGAAGCCAGGTATCAACAAAAATGCTGGTGTTCTGACCTTACAGGTTGCCTAGCAAGCTGCGGATGAGTGGGTATCGGGATTGTAGAAATTAGGCTTCGGCCCAACTGTGAAAGTGCTAGTAGAAGAGCCTTGATCACTTCCGCTGCAAATCCTCTCACAAGAAGGGCACATACTGAGCGTCGCTGCAGGCAGCTGCATGTATACAGGTGAAGCAAGCTTCAATGATTTAAGCTCCTGCAGCTCTTTTTGCAGCCTCTTGTTCTCTAATGTTAGTGTTTCACAACATTTCTTCAGTAATTCACAATCTACCTCAGTTTGTTTCAGCTTACTCCTGCCAAAATTAAAGGCATTAATATATAACAAGCATCGGCCAAGCACTTGATACAAAATTACTTTTCGAGgacaaagaacagaaaaaagaaagggaaataaaTTAAGAGACTTGTTTGATTAGACATGGAACCTGGCTCTTCTGTTCTGGAACCATACTTCTACTTGACGTGGCCTTAGATTGAGCTGTTCTGCTAAGACTTGCTTTTGCTTCTGATTAAATTCaagaaatcaacaaattaaccataaaaaaacaggtAAGTTAGAATAAAAATCTTACCGTCATATATAAACGCACaagagataaatattaaagatagtCGAAGATTGCAGACATACAGGATTCAGAGTGCTGTGATCTTTGAAGTTGTCTTCCAAAATGACTGATTGCTCTTTGGTAAGTCTAAGTTTCTTCCTGGGACTaccttcttcatcttcatcactaAGCCTTGAAGAGATTCTCTCTACATCTACTTCTTCACCAATACCAAATTCTCTCTCCTTCTTAATACTCGAGTTAGAAAATGATGATACTGCACTAAGAGATGACGCCTGTGGCTGCAAATCTGCAtcggttttttttgtaatcgaTCGGTACACCTCTTCTGAAGGACCTAATGTCAGAGATGGGAGCAAGAGATCATATTTCAAGGTTAgtttatccttcttaattggTTGAAAAAGATGGTCTGATTGAGAACAATTCTCTTGCTCGGCATGGAAGCTGCCAAGCCCTAGACCAAGGCCTGTGTTGCAAAGATCATCAGTAGTTCCAAAACCCATCATGTAAAAGCTATTGATGCTGCCGTAGTAGCTTGAGCTAgcattaaatattgaaaatatatgaagGTGTAATAAAGTATACTTGATATATAAATGTAATGTGATTAATTAAGGGGTTGGGGAAAGTATGAATGTGCTCTTTTTTGTCGAGGAAGAAGATGTGGGGCTGATTATTATTGAAGGAATAAAAGGAAATCAGCAGTAATATTCTAGCAGCGAATCTGGTTTGTGGGATTATGGAAAAGTTCACATGTCCCTTTGTCCTCATAGCTACGTTGACCATGGAAAAGTTTCACATTTCTTCCTTCCATTCCATCATTAGGACTGTATtaaatatgtatgtatgtatgcacATCTGTGCCCAGTCGCTGAACAATTTTCATATCAGAATCTCACTTACTCATTTCATGATATCGTAATTcgatgttttatatatatatatataaaactgtGGATCACGAGTGCTGTTTAAGCCCTCAGTTACGAGACTACTTGTTGATTATGATTGACAACAAATTTAGTGAATAGTGGTCGAGAAGGAGACAACATTTTAAAATTCGGATGGAGACCCATCATTTATGTTCTTCTAGTTCTATGAACAACTAAATGCAGACCCCCCAAATGTCCACTACTAAATGGCTTCCCTCGTAAGATAAGGATCTTTTACCTAGATTTGGCTTCTTAGTTAAGTACTATTAATTTTACTATTGGTCTGAATTCTTTAGGGCATCGACTAGGTTATTGACTgcgctttattatttttttctatttccaaataaatttttaagaactaattttaaaatcacaTGTGCTTTCTCATGGGTATAGGGATTAAGAGCtcgtttgtttacgcggtaatttttatttttaaagcaaaccatacaaattgttttttatttttaacaccaaaaATAGAAGTGTACAAACATTTTCGAagggtttttaatataaaaaggatCAAATCCATCCTAAagcactaaaaatattaatttaatattttttggaagtAAAACGTACTTTTCAAACACAGTTCCaaacgcaaaaataaatgacctgtaaaatatttgatctcgtaACATAAACTATTGACCTtgttggatttaataattttatttcatgtgttaattcttcatttaattaaattccaataaaaataaacatgcatgagagaattattgaataattttttttacaaaatatattatgtaGGATTGCAAAAACGCTtgctaatattagaaaaaatgttataatcttagtaaaaaaaccaagtaaaaactaaacactatattattaaaaaaaattcacaaaatttctttaactaatttattttaaataacttaaattaaaattaaagaaaaaagctaGCACTCTAAGGCATAGTAATCCCTCTCTTCTAAAAGGGTTTATGAGATTTCTCACTAGTAATTCTTGTTGATTGTCGTTAGAGGCTACATATTTGGACGtcttgtggtttgcgacaacaTAACCTTAAAGCATATATTCAAAGCAACAAAGAACATTTGATCTTTAGGTAATTTTCACATAAACTCAAAACAACTCTTAATCTATCTAACAAGATCAttgaa is part of the Populus trichocarpa isolate Nisqually-1 chromosome 2, P.trichocarpa_v4.1, whole genome shotgun sequence genome and encodes:
- the LOC7467240 gene encoding homeobox-leucine zipper protein HAT22, translating into MMGFGTTDDLCNTGLGLGLGSFHAEQENCSQSDHLFQPIKKDKLTLKYDLLLPSLTLGPSEEVYRSITKKTDADLQPQASSLSAVSSFSNSSIKKEREFGIGEEVDVERISSRLSDEDEEGSPRKKLRLTKEQSVILEDNFKDHSTLNPKQKQVLAEQLNLRPRQVEVWFQNRRARSKLKQTEVDCELLKKCCETLTLENKRLQKELQELKSLKLASPVYMQLPAATLSMCPSCERICSGSDQGSSTSTFTVGPKPNFYNPDTHSSAAC